A genomic window from Purpureocillium takamizusanense chromosome 2, complete sequence includes:
- a CDS encoding uncharacterized protein (COG:K~EggNog:ENOG503PE6W), which produces MSPLNWFHSSEGAPAITHPIAPAKPISLPPSSELIRDAQPSDTPWPHVYRPSETDSQLSLSPIVQSMPSIFRDPNLDFIKEAIRESMMTLVSSTNQPNWPAVDVALFPSTQTLSVCINLYFRHFHDTLPIIRRSKTRATDAPPILLLAMASIGAMYSRDKLSGLAIALNELTRRAIHYMRESDQRAMFDTTFVQASLLQSIFGLFCGSRMLYQHAEISRGSLVTAARRMHLLRPSLSFVKELQKRHKNPSEEELRRAQADDDERRNLGWGIYLYDMQISALLNIAPLLSVGEINVPLPGDNEAYTTTSPSTSPPADQDTVNFRAVLDSLLSHGTIPVPLSSFGLSVVAHTLYRLCTDAATFDPIFSQPSVCRDSLYRLPFPPTFHYNPQELLDQLSASSHSLPNKPNSLIVSVSALSHLGHMQFTWPSFLNNVKIAAGKSGTEESKADARSWVRARIEEDPIGTRSILAQAGQLSALLSRFTFDSPAETVLTLDLGLTFWAILKFSTSIGEPLPNQRRIIITWSDHAAASEWIRIGGPVSFQGLGDLSDLSSTKVLSIFSERLESMPWGLAQRFKHVLMSLEKE; this is translated from the exons ATGTCGCCGCTCAACTGGTTCCATAGTTCCGAAGGCGCGCCAGCCATTACGCATCCGATCGCACCCGCAAAGCCAATatcgttgccgccgtcttcgGAGCTCATTCGTGATGCTCAGCCCTCAGATACCCCGTGG CCGCACGTCTATCGCCCAAGCGAGACCGACAGTCAGCTCAGCCTGTCGCCCATTGTGCAGTCCATGCCGTCCATATTTCGAGACCCAAATCTGGACTTCATCAAAGAGGCTATTCGCGAGTCGATGATGACACTGGTAAGCTCCACAAACCAACCAAActggcccgccgtcgacgtcgccctcttcCCATCGACGCAGACGCTATCTGTCTGCATCAATCTTTACTTTCGCCACTTCCACGATACCCTTCCCATAATTCGACGGTCCAAGACGCGCGCGACAGATGCGCCACCAATTCTTCTTCTCGCCATGGCATCAATCGGCGCCATGTACTCGCGTGACAAGCTGAGCGGCTTGGCTATCGCCCTGAACGAGCTAACACGAAGGGCAATACATTACATGAGAGAAAGCGATCAACGCGCCATGTTTGACACGACATTTGTGCAGGCGTCCCTTCTGCAGTCCATCTTTGGACTCTTTTGCGGATCCCGGATGCTGTACCAGCATGCAGAGATAAGTCGAGGCAGCTTGGTGACGGCAGCGAGACGAATGCATCTTCTCCGGCCAAGCCTTTCGTTTGTGAAAGAGTTGCAAAAACGGCACAAGAATCCTTCGGAAGAGGAGCTTCGCAGAGCGCaagccgacgatgatgagcgaAGAAACTTGGGATGGGGGATCTAC CTTTACGATATGCAGATTTCTGCTTTGCTTAATATTGCGCCGCTCCTATCTGTTGGCGAAATCAACGTTCCACTGCCCGGTGACAATGAAGCCTATACCACGACATCACCAAGCACGAGTCCCCCGGCGGATCAAGATACGGTCAACTTCAGGGCCGTGTTGGACTCTTTGCTCTCACACGGGACTATACCAGTACCTTTGAGCTCCTTTGGGCTATCTGTCGTAGCCCACACTCTGTACAG GCTCTGCACTGACGCAGCCACGTTTGATCCGATTTTCTCACAACCTAGTGTTTGTCGCGATAGTCTCTATCGTCTTCCCTTTCCGCCAACGTTCCATTA CAATCCGCAAGAGCTGCTTGATCAATTGTCCGCTTCATCTCACTCCCTACCGAACAAGCCAAACTCCCTCATTGTCAGTGTCTCGGCCCTTTCACACCTTGGCCACATGCAGTTCACTTGGCCAAGCTTTCTCAACAACGTAAAGATTGCAGCTGGCAAGTCTGGGACCGAGGAGAGCAAGGCAGACGCGCGCAGCTGGGTGCGAGCTCGTATCGAGGAGGATCCAATTGGTACGAGGTCGATTCTTGCCCAGGCAGGTCAACTGAGCGCTCTGCTATCGAGGTTTACCTTTGA CTCACCGGCCGAGACTGTATTGACTCTTGACCTGGGTCTCACGTTTTGGGCGATTCTGAAGTTCTCTACATCCATTGgggagccgctgccgaaCCAGAGACGGATCATCATTACAT GGTCCGATCACGCCGCAGCCAGCGAATGGATTAGGATTGGCGGTCCGGTATCGTTCCAGGGACTGGGAGACCTGAGCGATCTCAGCAGTACAAAGGTGCTGTCGATATTTAGCGAGAGACTTGAGAGCATGCCATGGGGCCTCGCGCAACGCTTCAAACACGTGCTTATGAGTTTGGAGAAGGAGTAG
- a CDS encoding Glycerol 2-dehydrogenase (NADP(+)) (COG:S~EggNog:ENOG503NU9F): MAPATHCTLNTGASVPTVGLGTWQAKPGEVGKAVEHALKSGYRHIDCALIYRNEKEVGDAIKVSGVPRSEIFITSKLWNTHQPDVAAGLAQTLRDLQTDYLDLYLVHWPVRLIPNETSDLLPTNPDGTRSIDSSWNQQDTWKQMEAVYQSGKVKAIGVSNWSVPYLEHLQKTWTVVPAVNQVELHPYNPQHKLKEWCDKHGIILEAYCPLGSTGAPLLEDDEITGVAKRYGVSPATVLISYQVNRGCIVLPKSVTASRIEQNLKVVALPKADMDLLNAMAAGGKQKRVNTPAWRSDLGFEDWYGPVEAQN; this comes from the exons ATGGCGCCCGCGACTCACTGCACCCTCAACACCGGTGCCTCGGTCCCCACCGTCGGCCTTG GGACGTGGCAGGCAAAGCCTGGCGAAGttggcaaggccgtcgagcacgccTTGAAGAGCGGCTACAGGCACATCGATTGTGCCCTCATCTATCGCAATG AAAAGGAAGTCGGAGATGCCATCAAGGTGTCTGGCGTCCCTAGGAGCGAAATCTTCATCACCAGCAAGCT GTGGAACACGCACCAGCCTGAtgttgccgccggcttgGCTCAAACGCTGCGCGATCTGCAGACAGACTACCTGGACCTGTATCTCGTCCACTGGCCCGT GCGCCTGATTCCCAACGAGACGTCTGACTTGCTCCCCACCAACCCTGATGGCACCCGCTCCATTGACTCTTCGTGGAACCAGCAGGACACCTGGAAGCAGATGGAAGCAGTGTACCAAtccggcaaggtcaaggcaATTGGCGTGTCGAACTGGAGCGTGCCGTACCTAGAGCACCTGCAGAAGACGTGGACCGTTGTCCCCGCCGTGAACCAG GTCGAACTGCACCCGTATAACCCTCAGCACAAGCTCAAGGAGTGGTGTGACAAGCACGGCATCATTCTCGAGGCATACTGCCCTCTTGGCTCCACAG GCGCTCCActgctcgaggacgatgagaTCACAGGCGTGGCCAAGAGATACGGCGTGTCGCCTGCCACCGTGCTCATCTCTTACCAGGTGAACCGCGGCTGCATCGTGCTGCCCAAgtcggtgacggcgtccCGCATCGAGCAGAACCTCAAAGTGGTCGCGCTGCCCAAAGCCGACATGGACCTGCTCAACGCGATGGCGGCAGGTGGGAAGCAGAAGCGCGTCAACACCCCGGCTTGGAGAAGTGATCTA GGATTTGAAGATTGGTATGGGCCAGTGGAGGCGCAAAATTAA
- a CDS encoding uncharacterized protein (EggNog:ENOG503P6BW~SECRETED:SignalP(1-22~SECRETED:cutsite=VAA-LP~SECRETED:prob=0.6228)) codes for MGRIMLLEALVGLLAAAASVAALPTQDAHVQPTLSPSLSSSSSSSSSSSISSSDVTTTDSRTMPSLSVASTRSPTPHTSVGRLSYPHRYSNSTSSVTVASVTVTSTKTVCKSRRPRKTKTKTTTITAATATRTATFYSAAPTKTLTPNVHWKHDTKKVTNVIPIPDSKGSELYYGPPDQSKKGPFAFIKYNFTLPSVNLDHSAHVKVEYDQKSGLRVTFTKEDAFRHASETWNPTDEGLVLIAYAEGCQAYKSGERCFFNATSLAVNHQDMTIDVSCKAHKPDDLIHSAEARWGMWEPSEALGPKSGKPLGQCKAAADEASRAFLQHISPDRSLKCAHGLHSRSVWSWIGTNVIAPVVDAAKGIIKGLSLDREFDKTFDFKLPNVEEKDGSENGPKVVDGIAENKPKAVEGTVENKAKDVGGSGEDNEKEANGGESKAADLVDASTKKAVSPWGNAILLDAIGPEESPYLSLYCVDCGVTGSAKLAGHLQWVPFKGFTKGEIGLHVVAKAGLKVGIDARYTFQKDVTHELCDVGLPALSFGVVTIGPSVSLGVHANLTAQASGQLLAGAEVGLQDAYVVLDLVNRTRNSVGGWKPYFKPVFQAHGEVMVEASLGLPMGIHCGVKVESLEERVSFIDEPSIILDARGAVHAELNADGTIDAGFNNTDGCRGISARLSWRNKLEADVPFMKMKYTLADTGAEPLTKFCLGRSGKTLQRRAIGHVPRPMNATSSSVSLGWVKTEPEQPFIDGNGLELGALMNPDRTVKVLSCGDGNMYAVRSNDTHSGCSDQWATQPDNTVVSDGARRMMYYSNDTMSELGVSKLGVGKCDDLPDDGDAPVWTALVAYHDETTTTATTTTTTPTRYIAADPYKRVFYPIVCNFSNKNGSQVFLVDQPGKGIERMQSNRDIDAVTSFKVSECRALVLSPGRQERSCTP; via the exons ATGGGACGCATCATGCTTCTCGAGGCACTCGTGGgcttgctggccgccgccgcgagcgtcGCGGCCCTCCCCACGCAAGACGCCCACGTGCAACCCACGCTCAGTCCCTCTTtgagtagcagcagcagcagcagcagcagcagtagcatcagcagcagtgATGTTACCACGACCGACAGTCGAACCATGCCAAGTCTCAGTGTCGCAAGCACACGTTCCCCCACACCACACACATCCGTTGGCAGGCTGAGTTACCCTCATCGGTACTCTAACTCAACCTCTTCGGTTACCGTCGCTTCTGTGACCGTCACGTCGACCAAGACGGTGTGCAAGTCCAGACGCCCGCGGAAAACAAAGACAAAAACGACAACGAtaacagcagcaacggcaacaaggACTGCTACATTCTACAGCGCTGCCCCGACAAAGACGCTAACTCCCAATGTCCACTGGAAGCATGACACCAAGAAGGTGACCAACGTCATCCCGATCCCAGACAGCAAGGGCTCCGAGCTGTACTACGGCCCCCCTG ATCAGTCCAAGAAAGGACCCTTTGCCTTTATTAAATACAACTTCACTTTGCCTTCCGTCAACCTCGACCACAGCGCTCATGTCAAGGTCGAATATGATCAGAAGAGCGGCCTTAGAGTTACCTTCACCAAAGAGGACGCGTTCCGCCACGCCAGCGAGACCTGGAACCCCACAGACGAGGGCCTGGTCTTGATCGCCTACGCCGAGGGCTGCCAGGCGTACAAGAGCGGGGAGCGATGCTTCTTCAACGCCACCAGCCTGGCCGTGAACCACCAAGACATGACCATCGACGTCTCATGCAAGGCGCACAAGCCCGACGACCTCATCCACTCCGCAGAAGCACGATGGGGCATGTGGGAGCCGTCTGAAGCCTTGGGCCCCAAGTCCGGAAAGCCGCTCGGCCAgtgcaaggccgccgcggacgaggcgtcCAGGGCCTTCCTGCAGCACATCTCTCCGGACCGCAGCCTCAAATGCGCCCACGGCCTGCACAGCCGCAGCGTTTGGTCTTGGATCGGAACCAACGTCATTGCGCCGGTTGTAGACGCCGCCAAGGGGATTATCAAGGGCCTTTCCCTGGACCGCGAATTCGACAAGACCTTTGACTTTAAGCTTCCCAACGTTGAAGAGAAAGACGGTAGCGAGAACGGGCCGAAAGTAGTGGATGGGATCGCCGAGAACAAGCCGAAGGCAGTGGAGGGGACCGTCGAGAACAAGGCGAAAGACGtgggaggcagcggcgaggacaaCGAGAAAGAAGCAAACGGCGGCGAAAGCAAAGCCGCGGACCTGGTCGATGCCTCGACCAAGAAGGCGGTCTCTCCGTGGGGAAATgccatcctcctcgacgcAATTGGCCCGGAGGAGAGCCCTTACCTGAGCCTGTACTGCGTCGACTGCGGCGTGACGGGAAGCGCCAAACTCGCCGGCCACCTCCAATGGGTTCCCTTCAAGGGCTTCACCAAGGGCGAGATCGGGCTGCACGTGGTCGCCAAGGCGGGCCTCAaggtcggcatcgacgccagGTACACCTTTCAAAAGGACGTGACCCACGAGCTCTGCGACGTGGGCCTCCCCGCGCTGTCCTTtggcgtcgtcaccatcggGCCCAGCGTGAGCCTCGGCGTCCACGCCAACCTGACCGCCCAGGCCAGCgggcagctgctcgccggcgccgaggtcggcCTGCAGGACGCCTACGTGGTGCTCGACCTCGTGAACCGCACCAGGAacagcgtcggcggctggaAGCCCTACTTCAAGCCCGTCTTCCAGGCCCACGGCGAGGTCATGGTCGAGGCGTCGCTGGGGCTGCCCATGGGCATACACTgcggcgtcaaggtcgagtCGCTCGAGGAGCGGGTTTCCTTTATTGACGAGCCGTccatcatcctcgacgcGAGGGGTGCGGTGCACGCGGAGCTCAACGCCGACGGGACCATCGACGCGGGCTTCAACAACACCgacggctgccgcggcatATCAGCACGGCTGAGCTGGCGGAATAAGCTGGAGGCTGACGTTCCCTTCATGAAAATGAAGTACACGCTCGCGGACACTGGCGCGGAGCCCTTGACGAAGTTTTGCCTCGG GCGTTCCGGGAAAACCTTGCAGAGAAGGGCCATAGGTCATGTTCCTCGACCCATGAACGCGACTagctcctccgtctccttggGCTGGGTAAAGACCGAGCCGGAGCAGCCCTTCATCGACGGAAACGgtctcgagctcggcgccctgaTGAATCCCGACCGCACCGTCAAGGTCCTCtcctgcggcgacggcaacatGTACGCCGTCCGGTCCAACGACACACACAGCGGCTGCTCCGACCAGTGGGCCACCCAGCCGGACAACACCGTCGTCAGCGATGGGGCTCGACGCATGATGTACTACTCCAACGATACCATGTCCGAGCTGGGCGTCTCAAAACTCGGCGTTGGCAAGTGTGATgacctgcccgacgacggtgatgctCCCGTCTGGACTGCGCTCGTGGCGTATCatgacgagacgacgacaacagccaccaccaccaccacaacacCAACCCGCTACATCGCGGCCGATCCTTACAAACGCGTCTTCTATCCTATTGTGTGCAACTTTTCGAACAAGAATGGCAGCCAGGTGTTCCTGGTAGACCAGCCAGGCAAGGGCATCGAGCGAATGCAGAGCAACCGGGACATTGACGCAGTGACGAGCTTCAAAGTCTCCGAGTGCCGGGCATTGGTCCTCTCCCCGGGCAGACAGGAGCGCAGCTGCACTCCCTAG